The Candidatus Bathyarchaeota archaeon genomic interval CGCAGGGAAACCCATTATCTCGACCAAGCCCCGCAATGTATGCAGCTGCTTTTTGGACTTGGCTGTTTTGGGTTAAGCCAAACTTTGCCAACGCATACACCAACGTAGGCGCATCGCAAAGCGCCCATCCCCATTCGTCTTTTCCTGAGCCGCCAAAATGCTTCGGCACATTCGTGGGCAACGTGAAGGGTCCTTCTTCGGATTGATGCGCCATAACTTTGCCGATGATTTCGGCGACGCCCGGGTCGTTTTGATTTAAGCCTAAGTCCGCGAGGAAGGCAAGTTTGTGAAAGGGTTGACCTGCACTTTTGTGGCTGCTAATCACGGTTCCGGGCCAATCCTGCAACTCTGCAACTAACGCCACAATTTTTGGGTGCCCCACCATTTTGGTTTTGGCTGCGGCTACTTCTGGGTCGGTTTCTTTTTGGTTTAGCAGGTCAAGGCGGGTTCGATATTCAACCCAAGGCTCCCCCGCCAAAAGCCAATCCATCAATTTCTCCACAAAGACCCCTCAACTCTACATATTTTTTAAACCGTTTTTATGGTTTGCCCCCCTGAAAATGACAGGTAAACCAATACTGGGCGGACGGGGGTTGGCTGATTTTTAGTGCTTCAATTCAAAAAAACCAGTGCTTCTTCGTTCTGTTTATATATTAGTGTTTTAACTATGGTGGTGCATTAAAGAGGAATATCTTAGATATGGGTTCCAAGTCACCAAGAGGCGAATTCGCCGCAAGGCAATTAGCTAAGAAACGGAAGAATTTCCGTTGGCACGATCGTTACTTTAACCGACGCATGCTTATGCTCGACGAAAAAGTTGACCCCATGCAAGGCGCACCCCAAGCACGAGGCATTGTTCTTGAGAAAGTCGGCGTCGAATCCAAACAGCCCAACAGCGCCATCAGAAAATGTGTCCGCACACAACTTATCAAAAACGGCCGCACAATCAGCGCATTCCTCCCCGGCGACGGCGCACTTAACGTTGTCGACGAACACGACGAAGTCGTAGTGGAAGGCATCGGCGGCACCCGCGGCGGCGCCATGGGCGACATTCCCGGTGTCAGATGGAAGGTAGTCAAAGTCAACGGCACCAGCCTAAACGAACTCGTTTATGGCCGTAAACAAAAACCAGCGAGGTAAATGAAATGTCACAAGTTACAGCCCCAGCTCCATCTGTTGCAGCACCTCAAGAAATCAAACTCTTCCAAAAATGGACCTTCAAAGACATCGCAGTCCAAGACATCGGTTTACAACGCTACCTCAATTTAACCCCAATGGTTGCACCCCACAGCATGGGTCGCCATGAACACCAACGATTCCGCAAAGCCAAAGTCAACATCGTCGAACGCCTAATCAACGGCTTCATGCGATCAGGCAAAAACGCAGGCAAAAAAGCCAAAGCCACCAACATCGTAAAAGAAGCATTCGAAATCATCAACGCAAAAACCGGCAAAAACCCCATCGAAGTCCTCGTCAAAGCAGTCGAGAACAGCGCACCCTGTGAAGATACCACACGTATCAGCTACGGTGGTGTTGTCTATCACCTCTCCGTCGACGTTGCTCCACAACGCAGAATCGATTTAGCCATACGCCACATAACAGTAGGCGCACGCGCAGCCAGCATAAACAACCCAAAAAGCATCCAAGAAACACTCGCAGACGAGTTGGTCTTGGCAGCTAACAAAGACATAAAAAGCGCCGGCGTCGCCAAACGCAACGAAATCGAACGCGTCGCGCAAAGCAGCAGATAAACCAATTTTCTTTTCTTCTTTTCATTTTTGTTTTGGTTTGTTTATTCTACACAAGGCTTTTCAAGCTAAGCCCTCCCTATAACCAATAGAGGATCCCGATTATTTGAGGGCTCGACAAGTTGACGCAGAACGTCTTAGCTGATCCAGTCCTAGTAGGTAGAGAACGCGAACTCAGCCAACTCCAGCGTCTTCTAGAGGCTGCTTTAAAGGGCAGGGGAAACACGGTTTTTGTCTCCGGCGAAGCAGGAGCGGGCAAAACCCGTCTTGTCAAAGAATTTTTGGGTCAAGCCAAAAAACAAGGCATAATCACACTATGCGGCTGGTGCCTCAGCAACGCAGCCGTCCCCTACTTCCCGTTTTTTGAAGCCTTCAACGCTTACTTCTCAAAAGACGAAAACCACAAAATAGAAATAAAAAATTGGTTGATGGACCCACCTAAAACCGGGGCAAAATTTGTTACACCGCAAGTTTGGAAGGACCAAACCTTCACCGCCGCTGCAAACACTCTTGCCCAAATCTCAACCAAGCAGCCTCTGATTCTTTTCATCGACGACCTGCAGTGGGCAGACTCCGCCTCATTGGCACTTATCCACTACCTAACCAAAACCGTAAGTACAGAGCCGGTTCTCATCGTCTGCACCTACCGCAGTGAACAGCTCTCTGCAGAATCCGAAGGCAGACCCCACCCCCTCACTGAAACACTAAGACAAATGCGTCGCCAAGATGCAATCACAGAAATCACGCTTCCCAGCCTAACCGAACAAGCCATCAGTCAACTAGCTGAAAACATGCTAGGCGGATGCATCCAGCCACTTCTCGCCCAGCAACTTGCCGAGGAAAGTCAAGGTAACCCTCTCTTCATTGTTGAATCACTGCGCATGCTAAACGAACGCAACGGCTTAACCATGCAAAACGAGGTCTGGCGTCTAACCAGCGACGCCGTAGGAATCCCGCCGAAAATAAAAGACATAATTTTACAACGCCTAAGCGTCCTTTTACGCAGCCAACGAAACCTTCTTGACGTAGCATCCGTTATCGGCGAAAAATTCGACCCTGCCCTCGTAGCCCACGTTTTAGGCGCCGACACTTTTGAAGTAATAAAAACCCTCGATAACATCGCCAAAGACACCTCACTTGTGCGTTGTGAAACCGACCTCTACCGCTTCGACCATGCCCGCACACGCGACGCCATCTATGATGACATTTCTCCTGCACTGCAAAGAGTCTACCACGCAAAAGTCGCTCAAACCCTTGAAGCCACAGAAGACAGCGAAAATATGCCGATAAGCGATTTAGCCTACCAATTTGCCAAAGCAGGCAACAAGCAAAAAGCCATAAAATATTCAATGGCAGATGGACAGAGCGCGCTAGCTAAGTGGAGTAACATCGAAGCTGCTAAACAATTCAGATATGTTGTGGAGGCAGCAGGCGAAGACCCGCAGTATGCTCAAGAAAGATTGGTCGCCCTAGAGGGGCTCGGCGACGCCTACTATGCCGGAGACAACTTTAAACAAGCTGGCGCTGTTTACGAGCAGCTTGCCACAACGAAAAGTGCCGATATCAAACTTCGAGCAATCCGAAAAGCCTCCCATGCAGCCTTCTATCAGGGGGACGTTGCCAAACAAAAGGAACTCTTTGCCAAAGCAACGGGGGTCGTCACCGCTGACCGACTTGAAGCTGCACGTATCACTTATCAAAAGGGTGCGGTCGCAGGTGCAGAGAACGATTGGGTGACAGCTTTTAAGTTGGATTTTGAGGCGTTGCAGGTTTTTGAAGAGGAATATTCGCTGGCTGATGCCGCTCAAATTCTTTTGTGGCTAGGCTATGGCACTTCTATGCTTGGGCAACTGGAACTCGGGGTAGAATCCGCTTTGCGTTCGATTGCACTCTACGATGAAGTGGGGGATGTTCGCTCTGAATTGGAAGCTTTTGCTTATGCTGGAGGAACCTTACAAGCATGCTCACTAAACGATTACGCTAACCGCATGTTTTCTAAAGCGGTTGAGGTCAACGAGCAACACAAAATATGGGATTATATCCGTTTAATCCCCGCTTACGTCTGGTGGTCAATGGGCACGATGAGCGAAGATTTGGCTGGTTCCACTGCCAAGGTTCTAAAAGCCCTTGAATACTGCGACAAAACAGATGCCAGACTCTACTATGGCGCAATCCACGGCGTGCTCATCATAGCGCACGCCTTCGCCAGTGACATCCCTCAAGTTGATCGATACTACGCTAGGCTCATGAGTCTGCCGCCTTATATTCTATCAAACGGGCCCTCTCAAGTTTATCTGGCGCCCATGATGGGCGTGTATCATGCCGCTAAAGGCGACTTTGAGCAATCCACGAAGTACTTCAATCAAATGTTTGAAGTGATTAAAGCTACTTTTCCCAATCCCTTCTTAGAGGCAAGCACAAGGCAACTGTACGCGTGGGCTCTTGGCAAGGCAGGAAAAGCTGAGGACGCTCAGACTCAGTTAAATAAAGCTCAAAAGGTAATCGAGGCAGCGCACGAGCGATTCAGTCATGTGAATGTTCATGCAAACCTAATGACGCTCTCGACGCCCCCCGTTAATGAAGCGTTTCCTGTTAGAATAGACTTGGTTAACGTGTCTTCCAGTGAAGGCTCGATAGTAAAGGTGGATGGGTTATTTACATCGGGACTTGAATTGATGGATGTGCCAATTGATTGGCAAA includes:
- a CDS encoding 30S ribosomal protein S7 codes for the protein MSQVTAPAPSVAAPQEIKLFQKWTFKDIAVQDIGLQRYLNLTPMVAPHSMGRHEHQRFRKAKVNIVERLINGFMRSGKNAGKKAKATNIVKEAFEIINAKTGKNPIEVLVKAVENSAPCEDTTRISYGGVVYHLSVDVAPQRRIDLAIRHITVGARAASINNPKSIQETLADELVLAANKDIKSAGVAKRNEIERVAQSSR
- a CDS encoding 30S ribosomal protein S12 — encoded protein: MGSKSPRGEFAARQLAKKRKNFRWHDRYFNRRMLMLDEKVDPMQGAPQARGIVLEKVGVESKQPNSAIRKCVRTQLIKNGRTISAFLPGDGALNVVDEHDEVVVEGIGGTRGGAMGDIPGVRWKVVKVNGTSLNELVYGRKQKPAR
- a CDS encoding DUF2791 family P-loop domain-containing protein, translated to MTQNVLADPVLVGRERELSQLQRLLEAALKGRGNTVFVSGEAGAGKTRLVKEFLGQAKKQGIITLCGWCLSNAAVPYFPFFEAFNAYFSKDENHKIEIKNWLMDPPKTGAKFVTPQVWKDQTFTAAANTLAQISTKQPLILFIDDLQWADSASLALIHYLTKTVSTEPVLIVCTYRSEQLSAESEGRPHPLTETLRQMRRQDAITEITLPSLTEQAISQLAENMLGGCIQPLLAQQLAEESQGNPLFIVESLRMLNERNGLTMQNEVWRLTSDAVGIPPKIKDIILQRLSVLLRSQRNLLDVASVIGEKFDPALVAHVLGADTFEVIKTLDNIAKDTSLVRCETDLYRFDHARTRDAIYDDISPALQRVYHAKVAQTLEATEDSENMPISDLAYQFAKAGNKQKAIKYSMADGQSALAKWSNIEAAKQFRYVVEAAGEDPQYAQERLVALEGLGDAYYAGDNFKQAGAVYEQLATTKSADIKLRAIRKASHAAFYQGDVAKQKELFAKATGVVTADRLEAARITYQKGAVAGAENDWVTAFKLDFEALQVFEEEYSLADAAQILLWLGYGTSMLGQLELGVESALRSIALYDEVGDVRSELEAFAYAGGTLQACSLNDYANRMFSKAVEVNEQHKIWDYIRLIPAYVWWSMGTMSEDLAGSTAKVLKALEYCDKTDARLYYGAIHGVLIIAHAFASDIPQVDRYYARLMSLPPYILSNGPSQVYLAPMMGVYHAAKGDFEQSTKYFNQMFEVIKATFPNPFLEASTRQLYAWALGKAGKAEDAQTQLNKAQKVIEAAHERFSHVNVHANLMTLSTPPVNEAFPVRIDLVNVSSSEGSIVKVDGLFTSGLELMDVPIDWQIEDGVLTFIDNKISAFQVKTIKLTMKAPQIGMQITLKPQVTYQDELGQLKTCSPRPITLTLQEPSKVSQIIRPDSDVSGEGEAEIDILKRFGLPR